The proteins below come from a single Xiphophorus hellerii strain 12219 chromosome 14, Xiphophorus_hellerii-4.1, whole genome shotgun sequence genomic window:
- the tmem179ba gene encoding transmembrane protein 179B, with product MMAVSVLLVLELSLYTCSFVCGIVAAASLTIVQGNFGGLCMLYGRVSYNATGNVVGVQASTSASLCYFVSAISIMVAVVCFSLSVYWVYAFCMEGEMRRERLWLNVMVFVSGIFLFFLLITGCMLKIGRDSLCDSIHSVTGVKSCDEVQSKTWVSPLQGTRIYTNLHKSETAVWVNFFFWIIIGALVIVQKRQSSGAKLGPTPAGSLFGEPGSTAAETEPFFNRPPRPQ from the exons ATGATGGCGGTGTCGGTGCTGCTGGTGCTGGAGCTGAGCCTGTACACCTGCAGCTTCGTCTGTGGGATCGTCGCCGCCGCCTCCCTCACCATCGTCCAG GGTAACTTCGGTGGTCTGTGCATGCTGTATGGACGCGTCAGCTACAATGCGACAGGAAACGTCGTCGGAGTCCAGGCTTCCACCTCTGCCTCTCTGTGCTACTTTGTGTCGGCCATTTCCATAATGGTGGCGGTGGTGTGTTTCTCCCTGTCTGTGTACTGGGTGTACGCTTTCTGCATGGAGGGAGAAATGAGAAG GGAGCGCCTGTGGCTGAACGTGATGGTGTTTGTGAGCGGCATCTTTCTGTTCTTCCTGCTCATCACCGGCTGCATGCTGAAGATCGGCCGCGACTCACTCTGCGACTCCATCCACTCCGTTACCGGGGTCAAAAG tTGTGACGAAGTTCAGAGCAAAACTTGGGTCAGTCCACTTCAAGGAACGAGGATCTATACCAACCTTCACAAATCAGAG ACAGCAGTCTGGGTCAACTTCTTCTTCTGGATCATCATTGGGGCGTTGGTGATCGTCCAGAAGCGCCAGAGTTCGGGGGCGAAGCTTGGTCCTACGCCGGCCGGATCCCTCTTCGGCGAGCCGGGGTCGACCGCCGCAGAGACGGAGCCGTTCTTCAACCGGCCCCCGCGGCCGCAGTAA
- the prox3 gene encoding prospero homeobox 3 isoform X2, whose protein sequence is MDSPTDLFDDSSPQIRTFTPGLSSADLPGVHTAPGFRPPGFPLIHHLLQPGGGPRRILTANQNEVTATQMEQEEGMMEGEDELTEVKRKCNDTVLMAEWSQDVMKVKRMKLECRQKDKQLEDGGKRREGRRREREELKEQLEEARERLQALQEKVWRAFGEKAEKKEKKRKRQRCDGDGDEVMVEDEEDVTGEMFDEEDIDGTEMEKESFSLLSVSHFDNFHKRKDELQKDRERRIERGREGDMEGVMEGSRLWLECGGLTRGDWDGGAEDEHEEGGQKFAQALKLELGSAVARVIDRVLRLYTEMMDHSSPPAAISFHPSDQAHDGGKERDGWMGLLTRGRVEEPMKEKEDGDREQQLKKLVPSGPDLAMPLAVHRSPDTRKTFPLLGPPLSTNINSSHPNLPLHHPSLTRPTPLPHPPLLPPASQPKETSSSTSFHPSSSSSSSSSSSFPAPPPPPPPLPLPLLHYSMQQLFSRSLHHPQLPHLAPSRKDYLNSDPFLEFSSHASFPPLPFLGHLDPSLTRHGVRERERGVRGDGSIRGGGGMDGGELYLTAGGTQEGLSPCHLKKAKLMFFYTRYPSSNTLKTYFPDVKFNRCVTSQMIKWFSNFREFFYIQMERFARQAVRDALTRDGAARMGRESQLRVGRDTELYRILNMHYNKSNVYQVPERFIEVSEVALREFYSAIWTGRDSDPCWKKGIYKIICKLDSPLPDAFRMPGCPVG, encoded by the exons aTGGATTCACCTACAGACCTTTTCGATGACTCCTCCCCCCAGATACGGACTTTTACTCCCGGTCTCTCCTCCGCAGACCTCCCTGGAGTCCACACCGCTCCCGGCTTCAGACCCCCAGGTTTCCCCCTCATCCACCATCTCCTCCAGCCGGGCGGAGGCCCACGGAGGATCCTGACTGCAAACCAGAACGAAGTGACTGCCACTCAAATGGAGCAAGAAGAGGGGATGATGGAGGGTGAGGACGAGTTGACGGAGGTGAAAAGGAAGTGCAATGACACCGTCCTCATGGCTGAGTGGAGTCAAGACGTCATGAAAGTGAAAAGGATGAAGCTGGAGTGCAGGCAGAAAGATAAGCAACTGGAGGATGGAGGGAAGAGGAGAGAGGGGAGGAGACGGGAGAGGGAGGAGCTGAAGGAGCAGCTTGAGGAGGCCAGGGAGAGATTGCAGGCCCTGCAGGAGAAAGTCTGGAGGGCGTTTGGGGAAAAGGcagagaagaaggagaagaaaagaaagcgTCAGAGGTGTGATGGCGATGGAGATGAAGTGATggtggaggatgaggaggacgTCACAGGAGAGATGTTTGATGAAGAGGACATCGATGGCACCGAGATGGAGAAGGAATCTTTCTCCCTGCTTTCTGTTTCCCATTTTGACAACTTCCACAAACGGAAAGACGAGTTGcaaaaagacagagaaaggcgaatagagagaggaagagaagggGACATGGAGGGCGTCATGGAGGGATCGAGACTGTGGCTGGAGTGCGGAGGTCTGACGAGGGGAGACTGGGACGGAGGAGCTGAAGACGAGCATGAGGAGGGAGGACAGAAGTTTGCTCAGGCACTGAAGTTGGAGCTGGGCAGCGCCGTGGCGCGAGTCATTGACCGAGTCCTTCGTCTTTACACAGAGATGATGGACCATTCCTCCCCTCCTGCTGCCATCTCTTTCCACCCGTCTGATCAGGCGCATGAtggagggaaggagagggatGGCTGGATGGGACTGTTGACGAGAGGAAGAGTGGAGGAACCGATGAAAGAGAAGGAGGACGGagacagagagcagcagctcaAGAAGTTGGTTCCTTCTGGTCCAGATTTGGCAATGCCATTGGCCGTTCACAGGTCACCTGACACGCGGAAGACCTTCCCTCTCCTCGGACCGCCGCTCTCCACCAACATCAACTCCTCTCACCCAAACCTCCCCCTTCATCACCCCTCTTTGACCCGACccactcctcttcctcaccctcCACTCTTGCCTCCAGCTTCACAGCCCAAAGAGacttcctcctccacctccttccacCCCTCTTCATcgtcctcttcttcctcctcttcctctttccctGCACCACCTCCACCACCGCCGCCTCTTCCTCTTCCATTACTCCACTACTCCATGCAGCAGCTCTTCTCCCGCTCGCTCCACCACCCACAACTCCCTCATCTCGCTCCGTCTCGGAAGGACTACCTGAACTCCGACCCCTTCCTGGAGTTCTCCTCTCACGCCTCCTTCCCTCCGCTCCCTTTCCTCGGACACCTGGACCCGTCGCTGACTCGCCACGGAgtcagagagagggagaggggggtGAGGGGAGATGGGAGCATCAGAGGAGGCGGAGGAATGGACGGAGGAGAGCTCTACCTGACCGCCGGCGGG ACCCAGGAGGGATTGTCTCCCTGCCATCTGAAGAAAGCCAAGCTCATGTTCTTCTACACACGATACCCCAGCTCCAACACACTCAAGACCTACTTCCCTGATGTCAAG TTTAACCGCTGTGTGACCTCGCAGATGATTAAATGGTTCAGCAACTTCAGGGAGTTTTTCTACATCCAGATGGAGCGATTTGCACGCCAGGCGGTCCGCGACGCTCTCACCCG GGATGGCGCCGCTCGTATGGGCCGAGAGAGTCAGCTGCGAGTGGGTCGAGATACGGAGCTGTACCGCATACTGAACATGCACTACAACAAGAGCAACGTCTACCAG GTTCCTGAGAGGTTCATCGAGGTGTCAGAAGTGGCGCTGAGAGAGTTTTACTCGGCCATTTGGACTGGGAGAGACAGCGACCCCTGCTGGAAGAAAGGAATATATAAAATCATCTGCAAGCTGGACAGTCCTCTGCCAGATGCCTTCAGGATGCCTGGCTGTCCGGTGGGCTGA
- the brms1 gene encoding breast cancer metastasis-suppressor 1, with translation MPAQPAEREPEEEMEADGESQLPEANGEVEEPKDAERTGVGEEETMEESVEERDSDMEESEEVEEEEEESSEMDDEDCERRRGECLDEMMDLEKQFQELKEKLFRERLNQVKVKLDEVLTGKAGEYREPLAALQSSMQIRTQVAGVYRELCLQVIQHKHDCEVQGARQHLESERSLLFDAMKAELLEKIRRLEEDRQNIDLTSEWSDEMRGKKCKRRNLLGHSDRKKKVSLVSGPFIVYMLRDIDILEDWTAIKKAKAALSPLKRKVEKR, from the exons ATGCCTGCCCAACCTGCTGAGAGGGAGCcggaggaggagatggaggcaGACGGAGAATCGCAGCTCCCCGAAGCCAACGGAGAGGTGGAGGAACCGAAGGACGCTGAGAGGACGGGGGTAGGAGAAGAGGAGACGATGGAGGAAAGCGTGGAGGAGAGGGACAGCGACATGGAGGAGAGTGAGGAGgtagaagaggaggaagaggagagttCAG AAATGGACGATGAGGACTGCgagaggagaagaggagagTGTCTAGACGAGATGATGGATCTGGAGAAACAGTTCCAGGAACTCAAAGAGAa GTTGTTTCGTGAGCGGCTGAACCAGGTGAAGGTGAAGCTGGACGAGGTTTTGACTGGGAAGGCTGGAGAATACAGAGAGCCGCTGGCTGCTCTACAGAGCAGCATGCAGATACGAACACAAGTGGCCG GAGTTTACAGAGAGCTGTGTCTGCAGGTGATCCAACACAAACACGACTGTGAAGTCCAGGGGGCGAGGCAACACCTGGAG agcgAGCGCTCCCTGCTGTTTGACGCCATGAAGGCGGAGCTTCTGGAAAAGATTCGCAGACTGGAGGAGGACAGGCAGAACATAGACCTCACCTCAG AGTGGAGCGATGAGATGAGAGGAAAGAAGTGCAAAAGGAGGAACCTGCTCGGCCACTCAGACAGGAAGAAGAAAGTGTCTCTAGTTTCAG GGCCGTTTATCGTCTACATGTTGAGAGACATCGACATCCTGGAAGACTGGACCGCCATCAAGAAG GCAAAAGCAGCGCTCTCCCCACTAAAAAGGAAAGTCGAGA AGCGGTGA
- the prox3 gene encoding prospero homeobox 3 isoform X1, whose translation MDSPTDLFDDSSPQIRTFTPGLSSADLPGVHTAPGFRPPGFPLIHHLLQPGGGPRRILTANQNEVTATQMEQEEGMMEGEDELTEVKRKCNDTVLMAEWSQDVMKVKRMKLECRQKDKQLEDGGKRREGRRREREELKEQLEEARERLQALQEKVWRAFGEKAEKKEKKRKRQRCDGDGDEVMVEDEEDVTGEMFDEEDIDGTEMEKESFSLLSVSHFDNFHKRKDELQKDRERRIERGREGDMEGVMEGSRLWLECGGLTRGDWDGGAEDEHEEGGQKFAQALKLELGSAVARVIDRVLRLYTEMMDHSSPPAAISFHPSDQAHDGGKERDGWMGLLTRGRVEEPMKEKEDGDREQQLKKLVPSGPDLAMPLAVHRSPDTRKTFPLLGPPLSTNINSSHPNLPLHHPSLTRPTPLPHPPLLPPASQPKETSSSTSFHPSSSSSSSSSSSFPAPPPPPPPLPLPLLHYSMQQLFSRSLHHPQLPHLAPSRKDYLNSDPFLEFSSHASFPPLPFLGHLDPSLTRHGVRERERGVRGDGSIRGGGGMDGGELYLTAGGTQEGLSPCHLKKAKLMFFYTRYPSSNTLKTYFPDVKFNRCVTSQMIKWFSNFREFFYIQMERFARQAVRDALTRDGAARMGRESQLRVGRDTELYRILNMHYNKSNVYQVPERFIEVSEVALREFYSAIWTGRDSDPCWKKGIYKIICKLDSPLPDAFRMPGCPDVLQSLL comes from the exons aTGGATTCACCTACAGACCTTTTCGATGACTCCTCCCCCCAGATACGGACTTTTACTCCCGGTCTCTCCTCCGCAGACCTCCCTGGAGTCCACACCGCTCCCGGCTTCAGACCCCCAGGTTTCCCCCTCATCCACCATCTCCTCCAGCCGGGCGGAGGCCCACGGAGGATCCTGACTGCAAACCAGAACGAAGTGACTGCCACTCAAATGGAGCAAGAAGAGGGGATGATGGAGGGTGAGGACGAGTTGACGGAGGTGAAAAGGAAGTGCAATGACACCGTCCTCATGGCTGAGTGGAGTCAAGACGTCATGAAAGTGAAAAGGATGAAGCTGGAGTGCAGGCAGAAAGATAAGCAACTGGAGGATGGAGGGAAGAGGAGAGAGGGGAGGAGACGGGAGAGGGAGGAGCTGAAGGAGCAGCTTGAGGAGGCCAGGGAGAGATTGCAGGCCCTGCAGGAGAAAGTCTGGAGGGCGTTTGGGGAAAAGGcagagaagaaggagaagaaaagaaagcgTCAGAGGTGTGATGGCGATGGAGATGAAGTGATggtggaggatgaggaggacgTCACAGGAGAGATGTTTGATGAAGAGGACATCGATGGCACCGAGATGGAGAAGGAATCTTTCTCCCTGCTTTCTGTTTCCCATTTTGACAACTTCCACAAACGGAAAGACGAGTTGcaaaaagacagagaaaggcgaatagagagaggaagagaagggGACATGGAGGGCGTCATGGAGGGATCGAGACTGTGGCTGGAGTGCGGAGGTCTGACGAGGGGAGACTGGGACGGAGGAGCTGAAGACGAGCATGAGGAGGGAGGACAGAAGTTTGCTCAGGCACTGAAGTTGGAGCTGGGCAGCGCCGTGGCGCGAGTCATTGACCGAGTCCTTCGTCTTTACACAGAGATGATGGACCATTCCTCCCCTCCTGCTGCCATCTCTTTCCACCCGTCTGATCAGGCGCATGAtggagggaaggagagggatGGCTGGATGGGACTGTTGACGAGAGGAAGAGTGGAGGAACCGATGAAAGAGAAGGAGGACGGagacagagagcagcagctcaAGAAGTTGGTTCCTTCTGGTCCAGATTTGGCAATGCCATTGGCCGTTCACAGGTCACCTGACACGCGGAAGACCTTCCCTCTCCTCGGACCGCCGCTCTCCACCAACATCAACTCCTCTCACCCAAACCTCCCCCTTCATCACCCCTCTTTGACCCGACccactcctcttcctcaccctcCACTCTTGCCTCCAGCTTCACAGCCCAAAGAGacttcctcctccacctccttccacCCCTCTTCATcgtcctcttcttcctcctcttcctctttccctGCACCACCTCCACCACCGCCGCCTCTTCCTCTTCCATTACTCCACTACTCCATGCAGCAGCTCTTCTCCCGCTCGCTCCACCACCCACAACTCCCTCATCTCGCTCCGTCTCGGAAGGACTACCTGAACTCCGACCCCTTCCTGGAGTTCTCCTCTCACGCCTCCTTCCCTCCGCTCCCTTTCCTCGGACACCTGGACCCGTCGCTGACTCGCCACGGAgtcagagagagggagaggggggtGAGGGGAGATGGGAGCATCAGAGGAGGCGGAGGAATGGACGGAGGAGAGCTCTACCTGACCGCCGGCGGG ACCCAGGAGGGATTGTCTCCCTGCCATCTGAAGAAAGCCAAGCTCATGTTCTTCTACACACGATACCCCAGCTCCAACACACTCAAGACCTACTTCCCTGATGTCAAG TTTAACCGCTGTGTGACCTCGCAGATGATTAAATGGTTCAGCAACTTCAGGGAGTTTTTCTACATCCAGATGGAGCGATTTGCACGCCAGGCGGTCCGCGACGCTCTCACCCG GGATGGCGCCGCTCGTATGGGCCGAGAGAGTCAGCTGCGAGTGGGTCGAGATACGGAGCTGTACCGCATACTGAACATGCACTACAACAAGAGCAACGTCTACCAG GTTCCTGAGAGGTTCATCGAGGTGTCAGAAGTGGCGCTGAGAGAGTTTTACTCGGCCATTTGGACTGGGAGAGACAGCGACCCCTGCTGGAAGAAAGGAATATATAAAATCATCTGCAAGCTGGACAGTCCTCTGCCAGATGCCTTCAGGATGCCTGGCTGTCCG GATGTGCTGCAGTCTTTGCTGTAG